Proteins from a single region of Archaeoglobus neptunius:
- a CDS encoding class I SAM-dependent methyltransferase — MMKSDVKRYNRIAPLYDLMESPMELINFKRWRKLLFDEMKADENSLILEIGVGTGKNIPFYRNNHFVAIDISEKMIARAKKKSGSKIVDLVIADAERMPFKDESFDIVYSTFVFCSVDDPVRGLKEAYRVLKKGGKAYFLEHMLPENRILAAIFNILNPLFRFFGPEINRRTDKNIRKAGFRIEKQIFLLGSVFRLITAVKDANTDNETSQTRLKRSEMKGSLSNRRFN, encoded by the coding sequence ATGATGAAGAGTGACGTTAAAAGGTACAATAGAATAGCTCCACTGTACGACCTGATGGAATCTCCGATGGAACTGATTAACTTCAAAAGGTGGAGGAAACTGCTTTTCGATGAAATGAAAGCTGATGAGAACTCTTTAATACTCGAAATCGGTGTCGGAACGGGGAAAAACATTCCGTTCTACCGGAACAACCACTTTGTTGCGATAGACATAAGCGAGAAGATGATTGCCAGGGCGAAGAAGAAAAGTGGAAGTAAAATCGTTGACCTCGTAATTGCCGATGCTGAACGCATGCCCTTTAAAGACGAAAGTTTCGACATAGTATACTCGACCTTCGTTTTCTGCTCAGTTGACGACCCGGTCAGGGGATTGAAGGAAGCGTATAGAGTTCTGAAAAAGGGCGGGAAGGCCTACTTTTTAGAGCACATGCTGCCAGAAAACAGAATCCTCGCAGCAATCTTCAACATCCTCAATCCTCTTTTCAGGTTTTTCGGGCCAGAGATAAACAGGCGAACTGACAAAAACATAAGAAAGGCAGGATTTCGGATTGAAAAGCAAATATTTCTGCTTGGTAGCGTTTTCAGACTAATAACGGCAGTAAAGGACGCCAATACGGATAATGAAACGTCACAGACTCGATTGAAACGTTCTGAAATGAAGGGGAGCCTTTCAAATAGACGTTTTAACTGA